In the genome of Carassius gibelio isolate Cgi1373 ecotype wild population from Czech Republic chromosome A25, carGib1.2-hapl.c, whole genome shotgun sequence, the window cttctcctgctcctctcactgctccagctcctctcactgctcctgctcctctcactgctcctgctcctctcactgcatctctcactgctcctctaactgctcctctcactgctcctctcactgctcctgctcctctcactgcatctctcactgctcctctcactgctcctgctcctctcactgctcctctcactgctcctgctcctctcactgctcctctcactgatcctctcactgctcctgctcctctcactgctcctgctcctctcactgctcctctcactgctcctgcatctctcactgctcctgctcctctcactgctcctgctcctctcactgggcgTGCTCTTCTACCTGGGCCCCTttctcttactcttcctcgtccatacattacagtgtttgtctttttctgtttctgtttccaaaaatatcactcttcaaagtcttccttttattgtataagtgtcaatgtaatagaaaaaaaaccctgccattgagtctaagccagattggaatcagttgtggttggcccaatttacacaacataaatcagctaagatatattgtttttgaactgatatcatcgcagaagcagaggtttttatactgtatctaaggtttggaacattgtttttgctattgtgggatgttgtgtgttaacatttgtaaatactacaaaaacgatccataattttgttgggaggtatagcttgtctgttcagaaaatgtaagcattgtggaaatgtgttcaatgactccatattgtgtgaaaacgacatgaaatgtgtgaatggtatggccacaatagacagatgctgtgctaattgtgtttagagttttgaaaatgtgacaactgcttggacaaatgcttgttagcgactgaaaaaaactgtaacataGTACGGCTTAGCCTCCTTGCCTTCTTAACGttatgttccctttcagtcggtcactctcgacgccacgtcggtgaccgacgaatatgggatatcgcttcgatagaccaatctacttcgagtgtaaactaaacaagccaatgcacattggcatgcaattattgcatccagctgccgctgatcattgcgtgagtataagagggcagcaggtccaatgcataccagcttttcgcttcggagccgagcattagtatcgctctgctcaactgtgtctgctgtgaactacgagttcagcacgctctcggaagctttgtGTGTTGGCGAGACAGCGCTTCAGCGGAGGTCGTTCCtttgtcgagtggattgcacacttcaggttgcactacccctgtcgtgttgcaagcgccCAATTCCCCTGTGCgactcagcactaaaagagcatttcctaaagagcaaatttctctaaaagagcttcacgggtgcgtctttgtaaagacgacggatcgtccttataagaatgccgtttcacccgtgcgtttctgggtgcggtcattACCTGGCaaacgggtgatggtcacgatcgctgcctcacgtgtctgggcgtcgagcacgctgcggtggctttcgtggatgagtcatgttctcactgcgggaatatgaccatctcggagctgcaaaccaggctccgctaccttcagggggaCGGAGTACCGTTGCCACGGCTgcgatctggggctcgttctggcggccgacagacgacaaccacttccggcagtagtGCGAGTGGTTTGAGGGTCACCGTGGTGGCAAACCcggcagggaaccaaccctctggggaccaccacTCCTCTAGCACCTCGGATCCAGTggaacgcgctgggccctcttcaaagagcgtaccagcggtatccagtgggactccccccgaccagatgtcgatctcagcatcggagggagagctgtcggatcaCGGTTCGGCTGCGCTACCGTCCTCTGGGATGGTGACAAAGCCTGAGTCGGGTACCgaagtggcagctatgctttcccgggccgccgagagggtagggctcgagtggaatcccccaccgtgtcccgagccctcgcggctggatgattggtttctcggggtgacgcgcgctggttctcagcgccccaccccaatgcctttctttccggaagtgcatgatgagctcaccaagtcgtggatagcaccttttactgccagaaaccagcaagtgggctcctcctccctcagAATCTGGAAATCTTGACAGGAGAGTAGTTTCCTCCCTCACTGGGTCCCAGGAGAgcacggagagttgcggacggccaagcaccggacatcactcatcctcctccttcgccagatggcagcagtgtgcggttcgagagcgtcaacaaaggccctactcacgcaccctctgccgacccgtggaaccaggtgagtCCTGCACCCCACACTTGCACCACACTCCAcctggggggccacgtacaacgggcatgcagtctcaggggtttggacgggcccacagcttcagtggcacatcaattgcctagagttgtcagcaacgcaccttgccttgaaccatctcaaaggtctcttacgaggcaagcctgtgctggtccgattggacaacactgcgactgttgcgtacatcaaccgccaaggtggtctgcgctctcgtcgcatcttgcaactcgcccgccacctcctcctttggagtcagaaggttctgaggtcactcgtgccgttcacattccaggcctgctcagtcgtacagcagacgagctgtcttgagcaatgctcccgggagaatggcgactccatcccctgacggtccagctgatttggaggcggttcagagccgctcaggtagacctgtttgctgctccagagacctctcactgccaggttttctactccctgaccaAGGGTACTCTCGGCTCGGACGCACTgccacacagctggccgcgggacctacgcaagtatgcgtttccaccagtgagccttcttgcacagacactttgcaaagtccgggaggacgaggagcaactcttgctagtagcgccatattggcctactcggacctggttccccgaactagtgctcctctcgaaagcccctccttggccggttcctctgaggagggatttactgactcaagagatggggcaccatttggcacctgcgtccagacctttggaaactccatgtttggccCTGGACCGGCGAccgaggttctaggtgacctaccccaagaggtagtgaacaccatcactttgGCAATGGCACCGTCTACGatacacgcctatgccttgaagtggaacctgttcgttgagtggtggtcttctcgccgagaagacccccgaagatgcccgattgtgGTCGTGCTATcatttctgcagcaagggttggagcgaaggctgtctccctccaccctcaaagtccaggttgacGCTATTGCTACGTACCATGAActcgtgaatgggaagtctttgggtaagcatgaggggccaggaggttaaatccatccgacccccctgtataccctcttgggacctgtctctagtgcttaaatcactacagcagagcccgttcgagcctttgcattcagttgagctaaagtttctttcattgaaaactctgctcctgcttgcactggcctccatcaagagggtaggggacctgcatgcattttcagtcgacaattcgtgcctagagttcgggccggctgactcccaggtaatcctgaggccctggcctggctatgtgcccaaagttcccactacacccttcaaagaccaagtggtgaactgcaagcgctgcccctggaggaggcagacccagccctggctttacTTTAtcctgttcgagcattaaggtgctacgtggaccggacgcaaagcttcaggacctcagaccagctctttgtctgttacggaggccggcagaaggggaatgccatctctaagcagaggatggcccactggattgtggatgccataaccctggcttatcaggcttaggatgtgccctgcctgttcaggttgcgagctcactcaactagaagtgttgcatcctcctgggcactggctcatggcacctcgctgacagatatttgtagagctgtgggcagggcgacccctaacacgttcgctaggttctatagccttcgtgtagagccggcatcctcctgtgttctcacctcaaacgggtagtggcactgagaggccccggttagtgtcggcttgctaaaactgctccagagtgtccgtactgtagaccctgttgagatcctccatcaccctaggcagctggacgcgacggaacgtccggcgccaggccttcatgatgaatccgtgagaaccatggaaggctgggctccatattgagacctaagcggtactcgtatgtgtatagtccacggtatagccttagagcccgtgtttccccggcagacttctgccttcccaagacggttttaatcacctcaaatttctccgtatactcctaaacagatgctatatgtgtatttgccttcgagacctccttcgggaaggatggggcttctgcagcgtcccggctccaagcggaccgggtacgttttcccagtgttatccagtctcacccagtgaggtagtgctttgacaatggtgagtggagctacttgttctgagccccggcctacacctaataggggcgaaggcggctcgcacagggcactggaaggggcagcacccatggcgctttgatagtgatcccatattcgtcggtcaccgatgtggcgtcgagagtgaccgactgaaagggaacagctcggttacgtatggtaaccctcgttccctgaaggagggaacggagacgccacgtcccgtcgccatggttgctgtaccgccgctaagctgccgggttcccggctcggctcctcagcggaaaaactggtatgcattgcacctgctgccctcttatactcacgcagtgatcagcggcagctggatgcaataattgcatgccaatgtgcattggctcgtttagtttacactcgaagtagattggtctatcgaagcgatatcccatattcgtcggtcaccgacgtggtgtctccgttccctccttcagggaacgagggttaccatatacgtaaccgagacgttatcttttaagatttttttttttaattattttgcagtattacaTAGAGTATTCCTAATTCTAAGAATCTGTCAATACCAATCCAACACAaactctgttttttcttttttcttttacacaCTACAGAATATCAGTACTGTGTTTGTGGAACTAATGGTcactctttaaagaaaaaaaaaaaccttcattaaCCAAACAACTGAATACTTAATTACAGAGAAAaacaacatttgaataaaaatatataagctATGAAATTAATCTAGCTGACTGTATAATTTAGCAAATCCCCAGATCTTTATCTACAAAACAAGTATAATAATGGGAACATATTCTCTTGGAGAGTGAGATTTACCGTGCTGTCATAACTGAATGTGACGTGCTGTTTGACTGCTGCAGCAGAAGGAAGATGAGTTCCTGGAAACTTAAATATAATTCTGTACCTCACATTAAGATGTGAAATAGCTTCAGTTGACATACAGTGGTGCTCATTCAGACAACAGAAACCGTCTCAGAGATTTTGATATTACTGACAGGGGGTTCGTTTAGGGCTTAGCGGAAGGAATTACCCTGAAGCTCATTTGGCTAGGTATTATGTCATGAATCTTCAAGACAGAGGACCCAGATGCAAGGAGACAAGGAGGTGACCACTGAGACCCATCCTAGACTGGGGAAGACCAGACAAGAACACCAGGAACCAGAGGCTTGATGATTGAGAATCAGAGACATTCTTGCAGTCTTGCTTTCAGGCTGGGATAGACTGTAGACTGACTGTAGATAGAAAAATATCAGGATACAGGGCAGGGACAAACACAAGGCTCACTATaaacaagacaagacacaagaggaaaataaataaatgaagcttGAGGCAAAAATCAATCCTGATGCAAGGAACTATGAATAAAGAaatcaaatcaattaaaaaacTAGGAATACTTGTAAATAGCAAActtgcaaacaaaaaataaaacaaaaaaacaaaacgttcCAGGGCGGGAACTATAGTAAATCTTGAGTAGAAAacaaatccaaaacaaacaagacTTGGATACAAAAAGGCAAAAGCTACAGAACAGGACtagacaaaaagagaaaaaaatgaacaACAAAGATATAATAGAAGTAGAAACAGagcaaaaacaagaaagaaaaaaaaacagttaactgCAGGCAATCAGAAGATCACACAGGACAAAAAACTAGCAGACCATGTGCTGCCTGACTGAGACCTTggtttttctcttagtttttgaGCTGGTTAAATCTTTTAACTTCAGCGGCTAACCATGTCCCTCACCCTTTCATGGCTGGGTAAAAcgtgttatttgttttctgtgccTTTCTGAAAAAGGATTATGACTAACCATGTTCCGTACAGAACTATGTTCCGTACAGGTGGCGTTTTAGCGCCGATTGCAGAATAAATAATTCCAGGTTGTACATAAACTATATATCTGTGTTATCTTATGCCTCCCTCTTTCACCCCCGGTCTAGACAGAGACCCATCTGCTGTTTGTTTCAGGAAGATTTGAGTAAGataactatatatcattggaaagcgTAAAGACTAGTTTTGACATTTGGTGACTGATTTTTAATCATCAGAGTCAGAGAGTGCATTCTGACCTTTTGAAATAGTAATGCATAGATTAAATCatgaaaaatctgtaaaaatcttatttatttccATGGAGAGTGTTCAAAAGATAacattcattgtatttttttagggaatttttttttttttttttttgaggttgaATTGAAAACAAATACTGCCATACTGACCCTAAATACTTTTGATTTTGATGTccacttcataaatattgagaaaagtaTGTAAAAACATGTTTCAGGGCAGTCAAACCGTTTATGGAAAAGAAGGTGCCCTTAAATGGTCACTAATGGGGTTTGATGGTCATCTAGTGGAAAAGCTTGGTACTACGCCCAAACTAAATCTCACTGAAAGCTCTCTTTTTTTAGATATCAACCTCAAATTGATagagtaaaacatgttttgtaaaatatatattttatataaacgaaatatttaaattattataatatgttcATAAGCTTAAACTTCCAtaactttttttgttatataatctTTATACCTTCATTCACTTCAATGATCGGCCAAGTATCTGCATTACAAAGAGACCAACATTAAGTCTGTGGACCAAAGCATTCAAAATGTGTAAAAGTTTAAGTTGGAAATGTCTTTTTCATGTCTATGCTCAAAAAGTGGAACAGACTCGCATGCCATAATTAATATCACAACAGATCATGCCAAACTCGCATGGCCCTTTATTAAATCAGCAACTAACATggatttttaaccaaataaaaaggtaatcatctttcatattcatttaaatattttttttttttcagttaaaattaataaacagtTCACAGTTGATCAGTTAAATGTCCATTTTCGCCGATAAAATCACGTTATGCGCGCTGTACGGAACACCGTCATATTCCGCACTGGCGGAGGTGGTACTTCCCCCACTTTTCTTAAAAACTATTGGTCCTAAAGACGTCAATCaaaatgagaatgagaatgagcACACAAACTTGCTTGTCTGTCTTTCAACAACGGAGGAGTGGTCGCTGGCGTGCGGTGAATAGCGAAAAGTGTACGGAACATGGTTAGTCTACGTTACATGAAAGTTCAGATAAAACATACACAGAGTAAGAAGAGATGACTGATAGGACATAGGCAAGGATCTGCAGATACTGCACCACAAAtatctaatcttgtaaaatgtgtgctTAGATACTGCCGCTCCTTTGAGTCCGTGCGATCACGAATCTCGAAAGTGAATTCGCACAAAAAAGCAAATGGCTCTGTTCTTCATGTGTTTCGTGTGGAGTGCAGCGTGCGGTGACTTCTGTTGCTTTAAGCACATCACTCTGTACACTAGATGTGCAGAAGAGCTCTGTGCCGCTGTTTGAAGCGTTTCACACTTCTAAAGTTTTGCTCATTGAAAGATTAGCTTTTTTTCCCATTAATCTtattttcattaatgtatttaaGAATGCAAATAGTTAAAATTGCATAATGTGCccccaaaatatattttcctgCTAAATTAGTCAGctagtttaatttaaatttgtaatatttttattcaaatttagtTTTACTCTGTAATGAAGCGAGTATTTAGTGGTTTATGTTCAAAAAGAGGACCATTGGTTTCACAAACGTATCATTGACATTCTGTAGTGGTGTTGGATCAGTATCGACATTTCTTGAATTTGGAATACTCTGTAATCttacactgcaaaataaaaaaaaaaagactaaaagaaTTTACCGAAGACTTAAATTAATCCATTATATAATGGAAGCCATAAAAACAGACAATTGTGATAATCGGCACAAGTCAGCCAAATTTCGTAATTGTGACAGCCCTAGTTCAAAACACACTTCAATAATCACTTTAATGATACACAAAGTGTTCCTGTGTTTGATACAAGtctacattcaaataaaacagctGAAAACTACTGATAAGAATTAAGGCTAAAATTAAAACACCTTCAGATGACTTCAAAATCGTTTATAAGAGAGAACACAAATGAGCTCTCACCAGGCTTCCATCAGGACAAAAACTGAACTAAATGTAGatgtataaaagaaaaaaaaaaccatgaacAGTTAAACTTTTCagatattttatttagcaaaaggAGTTTAGGCGGTCAGCACGCAGGCTCCTCCAACACCCTTGATCTTCTCCTCAGCCCGTCTGCTGAAGAACTTGGCCTTCACGATGACCGGCTGCTTGGGCAGCTTGCCTTTCCCCAACACCTTGAAGTAGCCCTGAAACACACCACAATATCAGCACATCCTTTCACCTGGAACCAGACACACACTGCAGGAACGcacacaataaatatacacatatatacaagaAGCGTTTCAAAACGCATGATCCCAGAGGTGAGGCTGCTGATCTTATGTCACTTACAGCTCGCACGACATCAATGATGGGTGCCGGCCCTTCGGGTTTCTTGCCGTAGTTGACTCTCGTCTGCTCGCTGACCAGCGTCCACAGCTTGTCCAGGTTAATGGTGGGGCAGAAGAGAGTGTTTCGCTTCAAGTGGTAATGTCTCATGCCCACCTTACCAAAATAACCTGGATGACTGTAGAAAACAAACACCAATAAACTCTCCAGATCAAGAACTTAAAATCACTTGTTCACAAAAAGATACATCTAGTCCAATTTATACAGCAAACAGGGTTTCTGCAGATTTTATAAAAgtaaatttaagactttaaaCTGAGAAAAGAAACATATGTAAGTGTCCAGTAAACTACTAAGCTAAAATCACATCACTTAAAACCAAGGCTTGAAAACCTCTGGTGCAAACCTGTAGTTTGGAAAGAACCATGTAACGTACTATACTTCGATCACGCtgcaaaaaaaagtgatgttCCTCAATATTTCCATCTGATTTCACATTACAAAAATCTATCAAGATGCTAATGCTCTAATCAAGGTGCTAACGGGCTCAGAAAAAACTTGTTTTAaagcattacattacatttttgttaagtttttcatctaaagtATATTTATCTTGGTCGaagaatatttacatatttgtattggaaaataagattaaatagttCTTTACAGGATTAAAGCCTTGACTTTGACGGTTTCT includes:
- the rpl27a gene encoding 60S ribosomal protein L27a — translated: MPTKKSKTRKLRGHVSHGHGRIGKHRKHPGGRGNAGGMHHHRINFDKYHPGYFGKVGMRHYHLKRNTLFCPTINLDKLWTLVSEQTRVNYGKKPEGPAPIIDVVRAGYFKVLGKGKLPKQPVIVKAKFFSRRAEEKIKGVGGACVLTA